DNA from Limnohabitans sp.:
CTTGGAATCAATGGCCAAAGGGTGACCCTGCTGGAGAGCGCATTTGTCAACACGCAATCCACACAGACCACCAAACGCTACTTCGCAGGCTACGACGGGATGTGGGGTTCCGACAGGCAACTCAAGATCAACATCGCACAAATCGCGGATGAACCCACCTCACAGGTGATCACCAGTGGCTCGGCCGTTGCAACTGGCCCGGGGCGCCTGACGCTCACCCCCTCCGAGGTTACCGATGCGCTGCTACAAGTCGGGCAACCACTTGGCGAACGCCAGTTCCTCGTCACGGGTCTTTCCATCCGCAATGCGCAGGTTGCGCAGCGGCATTGGGGCCTGTCCAACTGGAACAACACCGCAAGTCGCACAAGCTTGAATGAAGGCTACGATGGCCGATCCAGCACGATCTCACTGTTTGGCCTGTTCGAGTGGCAGGTCACGGCCCCTCTCACGCTGTACCTAGGCGGCCGCTGGGATGATTGGCGCACCAGCGGCAGCTATTTCCGCAATACACCAGCACCAGCCATCAATGCCGCTTACTCCGAGCGAAACGAGTCGGCGTTCAGCCCCAAGGTATCGGGCGTCTACAAGCCCGTGGACAACCTCACGCTGCGGGCATCACTTGGCCAGTCTTTCCTGGCGCCAGGAAATCAAGATCTGTACTCACGATCATTTCATGGACCCACAGTGTTTATGAACGATCCGGCACTCAAGCCCGAGCGTGGTACGAGTTGGGAGATCGGCGGTGAAGTGCAGGCCACGTCACATGTAAAGACAGGCGCAACCTATTTTGAATCGCGCTTGACCGACATGATCACCCTCAAACAACTGACGCCCACAACGCGGCAGTACGTGAATATTGGGGAAGCCAAAGTGCGAGGAATTGAACTGACGGGCAAGGTACAGCTGATGCCTGGTATTCGGCTCGATGCCAACTACAGCTGGATTGAGGCGACAACCGTTCGCAACGATGCGGACCTTGGCAGTGTTGGCAAGCGTTTAACAGCTGTGCCGGACACGCTCGCCTACTTTGGACTTAGCGCGAATCGCGGCCCCTGGAGCAGCACGTTCGATGTACGCTACACAGGAAAAGTGTTTGGAAACACTGACAACTCAGATACGGCACAGAACGTGCCCGGGGCATTCGACAAGTATACGTGGGCCAATGCTCGCGTCGGCTACCAATTCAGCCGCAATCTACAGCTCCAATTGTCAGTGAACAATCTGATGGACCGTCAGGTGTACCAGTCCGTTCGGTTACCCGGCCGTACCTGGAGCACTGAGCTGGTGTTCAGGATGTAACGGATTCCGACATGAACACATTTATTCGGCACCGGTTTCTCTGGTTCATATTGCTTTCGATCGCCACACTACCCAGTTGGGGCGCGGACAAGGTAGCGTTGTTGTCCACGAAGTTCGCGCTTGAGCACCGGTACAAATTGATGCGGGACATCGCTGCTAAGCAAGGGGTTGAACTGGCGTGGACACAGGTGGACATCGAAGGTGAAGCCGGGGTTGAACGCGTGTTGTCCGGTGCGCGCCTTGTGCTGCTGGATGCGCACACCGTGAGCGATGAAGTCCTGATCGAGCGCTTTGCCGGGAAACGGCTCCGTGAACTACGCGTGCCCGCGGTAAGTGTGAACAATGCCCTGCGTTTTGCAGCCGGGTCCAGGGCCACCAAACTGGGCATGGCCCAGGCCCAGCGCGTCTATGAATACTATGCTGGCGGCACCCCCACCAACCGCGAGCGGCTGTTTCAATACCTGCGTGCGGTGATACATGGCGACGACCTCTCCGTGGTGCCTGGGCCAGAACCCTTGCCCAACGGCGGCATTTACCACCCTGCCTACAGCCAACTGGTCTTCCCTGATTTGCGCCAGTACCTGGCCTGGTGGGAGGCCCGCACGGGCAAGAAGTGGCGGGATTCCCCGGTGATTGGCATGGAGATCTCTTCGTCCTACATCTCCGACGGCCAAACCCGCATGCTCGATGAAACCGCACAGGCCCTGGAGCAGGCAGGTGCCGTACCGCTGGTGTTCTATCGGGCATCGCGCGTCGGCCGCGAGCGCCTTGCTACCCGGCCAACGGGGGGCACAACGCCCAGTGCAGGTGCTGACGGCTTTCCCAATCCCGCCAATCCGCCGCAAGCAGCCGACTTGAACGAGCCGCTTATTGCGGTAAATGGTAAATCCATACTGCAGGTCTTGCTGGTTAACACCTTTCTTGGCATTGATCCGGAGGCCCGCAAGGCATGGCATCAGGCCATGGGCATACCGGTCATCAATGTACTGTCGTACCGTAGTGGCACCAGGGCCGAGTACATGAAAAATACCGCTGGTGTGAACAGCTTCTATCTGCCTTTCACACTGACCAACGCCGAATACATAGGGCTGCAGGATCCGGTGGTATTGACAGCCAACGACGGCGGCGAGCTGGTCCCGATGCCGGAACAGATGCAGATGTTGGTGGGCAAGGCGATCAATCTGGCGCACCTGCAGACCATGGCCAACAAAGACAAAAAACTAGCCTTGTTTTTCTGGAACCACCCGCCAGGCGAAAAAAACCAGGGCGCCTCCAATTTGAATGTGCCACGGTCCATCACACACTTGGTGGAGCGCCTGAAAACCGAAGGCTATGCGCTAAGCAGCACCATGGAGGCCGACGTCATCGCCGCAGTAGGCACCATGCTGCGCCCCGGCTACCGCCCCGGAACACTGCACGCGTTGATGAAAACGGCGCACTGGGACTTCCTCCCACTGGATGTCTACAGACGCTGGTTCGCCACTCTGCCCGATGCGGTGCGACAAAGTGTGGACAAGTATTGGGGCGAACCGGAGAAGAGTTACTGGATTGCAAGGAAGGACGGGGTCACAGGCTTCGTCATTCCACGCATGAAGCTGGGTAGTCTTCTGGTGATGCCACAACCGATGCGCAGTGAAAGTGCGGCAGCAGGGCGGGATGAAACGAAGATCTACCACGACACGAAGGTGCCGCTGAACCACTTTTACCTTGCCACCTACCTGTGGGTACGCGAACAGTACAAGGCCAACGCCATCATCCACTTCGGGACCCACGGCAGTCAGGAGTGGACAAGCGGAAAAGAGCGTGGACTGTGGGCCTATGACGAACCCAATCTTCTGGTTGGCAATACACCCGTTGTGTACCCCTACATCGTGGACAACATTGGGGAAGCACTCCACGTCAAACGCAGAGGCCGTGGTGTCATCGTTAGTCACCAGACGCCGGCCTTTGCGCCTGCCGGCCTGTCCGATGATTTTGTCAGGATCAATGATCTGATCCGCGAATACCAATCGCTGGACAGTGGACTGGTCAAGGACAGCAACAAGAAGCTGATCATTGAGCAGGCGGTGAGGATGAATATCCACAGAGACCTCGGTATGAAGGTCGCTGACCTGGACCGGGACTTCGACACGTTCATGCGCGACATCGAAGACTATCTCGAGGAACTGGGCGCAACCATGCAACCGCTAGGCTTGCACACCTTGGGCAAAGACGCGGAACGTGGACACCAGATCAGCAACGTTATGCAGATGCTCGGATCGCCCTTGTATGAGAAGACAGGTGTAAAGAATGCAAAGTCAGCCTTTAAGGGTGACTACAAAAACCTGCAGCAAACCAGGCCCTACCAGTTTGTGGAAGATTATGTTTTTTCCAACCGGTCACTGGACGATCTGAATGACCCACAACTGCAGGCTCTCGCGGTGCGG
Protein-coding regions in this window:
- a CDS encoding TonB-dependent receptor, which gives rise to METLSTVVVGATKKPIEVSDAPAAVTVIERRDIDQRNVTRPADALKTVPSLYTGSQADGQVNRSAGGTGTVSLRGIPGARTLVLLDGQSVLGPNSGAINWRTINVDELERIEVIPGSFSSLYGSGAVGGVINMVTKKPDRDEFVARWKHGFGDAAGDDTSAFFRKHLDNGLGIMASASRIRREDYRSDAVVVSPVTGAAGTAVTGAVPTTTAAGLPAYVVGYKGASPWQQDNASVKLTYDLDARSQLYAGYTQADFSESRLPYESWLRNAGGNIVTSGTLGINGQRVTLLESAFVNTQSTQTTKRYFAGYDGMWGSDRQLKINIAQIADEPTSQVITSGSAVATGPGRLTLTPSEVTDALLQVGQPLGERQFLVTGLSIRNAQVAQRHWGLSNWNNTASRTSLNEGYDGRSSTISLFGLFEWQVTAPLTLYLGGRWDDWRTSGSYFRNTPAPAINAAYSERNESAFSPKVSGVYKPVDNLTLRASLGQSFLAPGNQDLYSRSFHGPTVFMNDPALKPERGTSWEIGGEVQATSHVKTGATYFESRLTDMITLKQLTPTTRQYVNIGEAKVRGIELTGKVQLMPGIRLDANYSWIEATTVRNDADLGSVGKRLTAVPDTLAYFGLSANRGPWSSTFDVRYTGKVFGNTDNSDTAQNVPGAFDKYTWANARVGYQFSRNLQLQLSVNNLMDRQVYQSVRLPGRTWSTELVFRM
- the cobN gene encoding cobaltochelatase subunit CobN encodes the protein MNTFIRHRFLWFILLSIATLPSWGADKVALLSTKFALEHRYKLMRDIAAKQGVELAWTQVDIEGEAGVERVLSGARLVLLDAHTVSDEVLIERFAGKRLRELRVPAVSVNNALRFAAGSRATKLGMAQAQRVYEYYAGGTPTNRERLFQYLRAVIHGDDLSVVPGPEPLPNGGIYHPAYSQLVFPDLRQYLAWWEARTGKKWRDSPVIGMEISSSYISDGQTRMLDETAQALEQAGAVPLVFYRASRVGRERLATRPTGGTTPSAGADGFPNPANPPQAADLNEPLIAVNGKSILQVLLVNTFLGIDPEARKAWHQAMGIPVINVLSYRSGTRAEYMKNTAGVNSFYLPFTLTNAEYIGLQDPVVLTANDGGELVPMPEQMQMLVGKAINLAHLQTMANKDKKLALFFWNHPPGEKNQGASNLNVPRSITHLVERLKTEGYALSSTMEADVIAAVGTMLRPGYRPGTLHALMKTAHWDFLPLDVYRRWFATLPDAVRQSVDKYWGEPEKSYWIARKDGVTGFVIPRMKLGSLLVMPQPMRSESAAAGRDETKIYHDTKVPLNHFYLATYLWVREQYKANAIIHFGTHGSQEWTSGKERGLWAYDEPNLLVGNTPVVYPYIVDNIGEALHVKRRGRGVIVSHQTPAFAPAGLSDDFVRINDLIREYQSLDSGLVKDSNKKLIIEQAVRMNIHRDLGMKVADLDRDFDTFMRDIEDYLEELGATMQPLGLHTLGKDAERGHQISNVMQMLGSPLYEKTGVKNAKSAFKGDYKNLQQTRPYQFVEDYVFSNRSLDDLNDPQLQALAVRGRKFLVDLRADWEIEGISKALSARWIDPSYGGDPIRNPDALHTGRNMYGFDPSRIPTRSAFEAGKQSVEQLIAAYQLSHGKFPEKLAFTMWSTETMRHLGMLEAQILYAMGVKPRWDEGGRVVGMETIPLAQLGRPRIDVVISLTGLYRDQFPNVMERFNEAIGMLAGLNEGKEQNHIKTNTERIKATLMAKGIAPDVANRFALTRIFGNESGEYGTKLTDATLASDTWDEGDGRLEKLYLSRMSWAYGPDTANWSGKLFEAGGREINTYAEHLRGTSAAVFSRSSNLRGLLDTDHPFEYLGGISMAVKYLDGKSPQLYVSNMRDPSKAKLETAEKFLATELRSVYQHPNWMKEMQKEGYAGTLQMLNAVNNFWGWQVMDRNVVRDDQWQEFHETYVKDRYKLGMREWFEKSNPTALAQMTERMLEAIRKDFWKADEQTKRELVAVYQQVARTHDVHTSNETFKAYVKELSQGFGLGANQRQQSRATTPPPTKVSQMQSANPLPTPDVVRGQEMREVKKEQRMEQLIWTYAGLIALVVLGGIGFQAWRTRQEFGTRTPGQPL